From one Streptomyces sp. SCSIO 30461 genomic stretch:
- a CDS encoding hydroxymethylglutaryl-CoA lyase, whose protein sequence is MTDGLPMEVSVPGLPARVRIHEVGARDGLQNEKEVVPTEVKAEFIRRLADAGLTTIEATSFVHPKWVPQLADAEDLFPRLGGLGDGVALPVLVPNERGLERALALGARRIAVFGSATETFAARNLNRTVAESLAMFEPVVARAKEDEVHVRGYLSMCFGDPWEGKVPVHQVVRVARQLMDLGCDELSLGDTIGVATPGHVLALLARLNEEGVPTSAIGVHFHDTYGQALANTFAALEHGVTTVDASAGGLGGCPYAKSATGNLATEDLVWMLHGLGIETGVDLDRLSATSAWMAGQLGRPSPSRTVRALSPKES, encoded by the coding sequence ATGACTGACGGACTGCCCATGGAGGTATCCGTCCCGGGGCTCCCGGCGCGGGTCCGCATCCATGAGGTGGGCGCGCGTGACGGCCTCCAGAACGAGAAGGAGGTCGTCCCGACCGAGGTGAAGGCGGAGTTCATCCGCCGGCTCGCCGATGCGGGCCTGACCACCATCGAGGCCACCAGTTTCGTGCACCCGAAGTGGGTGCCCCAGCTGGCGGACGCCGAAGACCTGTTCCCCCGCCTCGGGGGCCTCGGTGACGGGGTGGCCCTGCCCGTGCTCGTACCGAACGAGCGGGGACTTGAGCGGGCCCTGGCCCTGGGGGCGCGCAGGATCGCGGTGTTCGGGTCGGCGACCGAGACGTTCGCGGCCCGCAACCTCAATCGGACGGTCGCCGAGTCGCTCGCCATGTTCGAGCCTGTCGTCGCCCGCGCGAAGGAGGACGAGGTCCATGTGCGCGGGTACCTCTCGATGTGCTTCGGGGACCCCTGGGAGGGCAAGGTGCCCGTCCACCAGGTGGTCCGGGTCGCCAGGCAGCTGATGGACCTGGGCTGCGACGAGCTGAGCCTCGGGGACACCATCGGTGTGGCGACCCCCGGCCATGTGCTGGCCCTGCTCGCCCGGCTCAACGAGGAGGGTGTGCCCACCAGCGCCATCGGGGTGCACTTCCACGACACCTACGGCCAGGCGCTGGCCAACACCTTCGCGGCGCTGGAACACGGCGTCACCACGGTCGACGCCTCGGCGGGTGGCCTCGGCGGCTGCCCTTACGCGAAGAGCGCCACCGGAAACCTCGCCACCGAAGACCTCGTGTGGATGCTCCACGGCCTCGGTATCGAGACCGGGGTCGATCTCGACCGGCTCAGCGCCACCAGCGCCTGGATGGCCGGGCAACTGGGCCGGCCCAGTCCTTCCCGCACCGTGCGTGCCCTCTCCCCCAAGGAGTCCTAG
- a CDS encoding acyl-CoA dehydrogenase family protein, with amino-acid sequence MSLDHRLSSEHEELRRTVEEFAHDVVAPKIGDFYERHEFPYEIVREMGRMGLFGLPFPEEYGGMGGDYLALGIALEELARVDSSVAITLEAGVSLGAMPVYRFGTEEQKREWLPRLCSGEMLGAFGLTEPDAGSDAGGTKTAAVRDESTGEWVINGSKCFITNSGTDITGLVTVTAVTGRTPEGKPLISSIIVPSGTPGFTVAAPYSKVGWNASDTRELSFADVRVPFANLLGEEGRGYAQFLRILDEGRIAIAALATGLAQGCVDESVKYAKERHAFGRPIGDNQAIQFKIADMEMRAHMARIGWRDAASRLVHGEPFKKEAALAKLYSSTVAVDNAREATQIHGGYGFMNEYPVARMWRDSKILEIGEGTSEVQRMLIARELGLTG; translated from the coding sequence ATGTCGCTCGACCACCGTCTCTCCTCCGAGCACGAGGAACTCCGGCGCACCGTCGAGGAGTTCGCCCACGATGTGGTCGCCCCGAAGATCGGCGACTTCTACGAGCGGCATGAGTTCCCCTACGAGATCGTCCGCGAGATGGGCCGTATGGGCCTGTTCGGCCTGCCGTTCCCCGAGGAGTACGGCGGCATGGGCGGCGACTACCTCGCCCTCGGTATCGCCCTGGAGGAGCTGGCCCGGGTCGACTCGTCCGTGGCGATCACCCTGGAGGCCGGAGTCTCGCTGGGTGCCATGCCGGTCTACCGCTTCGGCACCGAGGAGCAGAAGCGCGAGTGGCTGCCCCGGCTGTGCTCCGGAGAGATGCTCGGCGCCTTCGGCCTCACCGAGCCCGACGCGGGGTCCGACGCGGGCGGAACCAAGACCGCCGCCGTGCGCGACGAGAGCACCGGTGAGTGGGTGATCAACGGCTCCAAATGCTTCATCACCAACTCCGGTACGGACATCACGGGCCTGGTCACGGTCACCGCGGTCACCGGTCGCACCCCCGAGGGCAAGCCGCTGATCTCCTCGATCATCGTGCCGTCCGGCACTCCCGGGTTCACCGTCGCCGCGCCCTACTCCAAGGTGGGGTGGAACGCGTCGGACACCCGCGAACTGTCGTTCGCCGATGTCCGGGTTCCGTTCGCCAATCTGCTCGGCGAGGAGGGCCGCGGGTACGCCCAGTTCCTGCGCATCCTCGACGAGGGCCGGATCGCGATCGCCGCGCTCGCCACGGGCCTGGCCCAGGGCTGTGTGGACGAGTCGGTGAAGTACGCCAAGGAGCGACACGCCTTCGGCCGCCCGATCGGCGACAACCAGGCCATACAGTTCAAGATCGCCGACATGGAGATGCGGGCGCACATGGCCCGGATCGGCTGGCGTGACGCGGCATCGCGTCTCGTCCATGGTGAGCCGTTCAAGAAGGAGGCCGCACTGGCGAAGCTGTACTCCTCCACAGTCGCGGTCGACAACGCCCGCGAGGCCACCCAGATCCACGGCGGCTACGGATTCATGAACGAGTACCCGGTGGCCAGGATGTGGCGCGACTCCAAGATCCTGGAGATCGGCGAGGGCACCAGCGAGGTCCAGCGGATGCTGATCGCCAGGGAGTTGGGGCTCACGGGCTGA
- a CDS encoding acetyl-CoA carboxylase biotin carboxylase subunit, giving the protein MFDTVLVANRGEIAVRVIRTLRAMGVRSVAVFSDADADARHVREADTAVRLGPAPAAESYLSVKRLLEAGRLSGAQAVHPGYGFLAENAAFAQACEDAGLVFIGPPSRAISLMGDKIRAKETVRGAGVPVVPGSSGSGLTDEQLADAAREIGMPVLLKPSAGGGGKGMRLTRVESALLEEIAAARREARASFGDDTLLVERWIDRPRHIEIQVLADGHGNVVHLGERECSLQRRHQKIIEEAPSVLLDEATRSAMGEAAVQAARSCGYRGAGTVEFIVPGGDPSAYYFMEMNTRLQVEHPVTELITGLDLVEWQLRVAAGERLSFTQEDVRLTGHAVEARICAEDPARGFLPSGGTVLALHEPQGNGLRTDSGLSEGTEVSSLYDPMLSKVIAYGPDRRTALRKLRAALADTVTLGVPTNAGFLRRLLDHPDVVSGEMDTGLVERDADGLVPDGVPDEVYAAAALLRQSAPTGTSGAPGGGWVDPFSVPNGWRLGGEPAATVHHFRVPGQDPVTVRLSGTAAGAVCTVGEAPAKPVRRVRTDDRAGLVAADRSGSVTVEVDGVTHTFRYAAGPGGSWLGRDGDSWHVLHHDPVEASLSGAARQGADTLAAPMPGTVTVVKVSVGDVVEAGQSLLVVEAMKMEHVISAPHAGTVTELDVAAGATVAMDQVLAVVAPHEDGAKEAGDD; this is encoded by the coding sequence ATGTTCGACACGGTTCTGGTCGCCAACCGCGGTGAGATCGCGGTCCGCGTCATCCGGACACTGCGCGCCATGGGGGTGCGTTCGGTCGCCGTCTTCAGCGACGCCGACGCCGACGCCCGCCATGTGCGGGAGGCCGACACCGCGGTGCGGCTCGGTCCGGCCCCGGCGGCGGAGAGCTATCTCTCGGTGAAGAGGCTGCTGGAGGCGGGGCGTCTGAGCGGCGCTCAGGCGGTCCACCCCGGCTATGGCTTCCTCGCGGAGAACGCGGCGTTCGCGCAGGCCTGCGAGGACGCGGGGCTGGTCTTCATCGGACCGCCCTCCCGGGCGATCTCGCTGATGGGCGACAAGATCCGCGCCAAGGAGACCGTCCGCGGGGCCGGGGTGCCGGTGGTGCCCGGCTCGTCCGGGTCCGGGCTGACGGACGAGCAGCTCGCCGACGCGGCCCGCGAGATCGGGATGCCGGTGCTGCTGAAGCCATCGGCGGGCGGCGGCGGCAAGGGTATGCGGCTCACCCGGGTCGAGTCGGCGCTGCTGGAGGAGATCGCGGCGGCGCGGCGCGAGGCACGGGCATCGTTCGGCGACGACACCCTGCTGGTGGAGCGGTGGATCGACCGCCCCCGGCACATCGAGATCCAGGTGCTCGCCGACGGCCACGGCAATGTGGTGCACCTCGGCGAGCGCGAGTGCTCGCTCCAGCGCCGCCACCAGAAGATCATCGAGGAGGCGCCCTCCGTCCTGCTGGACGAGGCGACCCGAAGCGCCATGGGCGAGGCCGCGGTGCAGGCGGCGCGCTCCTGCGGCTACCGGGGCGCGGGCACGGTGGAGTTCATCGTCCCGGGTGGCGATCCGTCGGCTTACTACTTCATGGAGATGAACACCCGCCTCCAGGTGGAGCACCCGGTCACCGAGCTGATCACCGGACTGGACCTGGTGGAGTGGCAGTTGCGGGTGGCGGCGGGCGAGCGGCTCTCCTTCACCCAGGAAGACGTCCGGCTCACCGGCCATGCCGTCGAGGCCCGGATCTGCGCCGAGGACCCGGCGCGCGGCTTCCTGCCGTCCGGTGGCACGGTGCTGGCACTCCACGAGCCGCAGGGCAACGGCCTGCGCACCGACTCGGGGCTCAGCGAGGGCACCGAGGTATCCAGCCTGTACGACCCGATGCTGTCCAAGGTCATCGCCTACGGCCCGGACCGCCGGACGGCGCTGCGCAAGCTGCGCGCGGCCCTGGCGGACACGGTCACGCTCGGCGTGCCGACGAACGCGGGCTTTCTGCGCCGACTCCTCGACCACCCGGATGTGGTCTCCGGCGAGATGGACACGGGACTCGTGGAGCGCGACGCGGACGGCCTGGTGCCGGACGGAGTGCCGGACGAGGTGTACGCGGCGGCCGCGCTGCTGCGGCAGTCCGCTCCGACCGGGACATCCGGAGCGCCCGGGGGCGGCTGGGTCGACCCCTTCTCGGTCCCCAACGGCTGGCGGCTGGGTGGTGAACCGGCTGCGACGGTCCACCACTTCCGTGTCCCCGGCCAGGACCCGGTGACGGTCCGGCTGAGCGGTACGGCGGCGGGAGCCGTGTGCACCGTGGGCGAAGCGCCCGCGAAGCCGGTGCGCAGGGTGCGCACGGACGACCGCGCCGGGCTCGTGGCGGCGGACCGGTCGGGCTCCGTCACCGTCGAGGTCGACGGGGTCACCCACACCTTCCGGTACGCGGCAGGCCCCGGGGGGAGCTGGCTCGGCCGGGACGGCGACTCCTGGCATGTGCTGCACCACGACCCGGTGGAGGCCTCGCTCAGCGGCGCGGCGCGCCAGGGCGCGGACACACTGGCGGCACCGATGCCGGGCACCGTGACGGTCGTCAAGGTCTCCGTCGGCGACGTGGTCGAGGCGGGTCAGAGCCTGCTGGTGGTCGAGGCGATGAAGATGGAGCACGTCATCTCCGCCCCGCACGCAGGCACGGTCACCGAGCTGGATGTCGCCGCGGGCGCCACCGTCGCCATGGACCAGGTGCTTGCCGTCGTGGCCCCGCACGAGGACGGAGCGAAGGAGGCGGGCGATGACTGA
- a CDS encoding aspartate aminotransferase family protein has translation MRSHLLNDTTAELYRSSVIEGVERVANKLATTRKPFTGITPDELAPAIDAVDLDQPLGDTSAALDELEQVYLRDAVYFHHPRYLGHLNCPVVIPAVLGEAVLSAVNSSLDTWDQSAGGTLIERRLIDWTTGRIGLGPAADGVFTSGGTQSNLQAMLLARQEAKTDYLSKLRVFASECSHFSVQKSATLLGLGPDAVVSVPTGRDKRMQTVILAAELQKCRDEGLIPMAVVATAGTTDFGSIDPLPEVAELCEQYGAWMHVDAAYGCGLLASPTRRRLLDGIEYADSVTVDYHKSFFQPVSSSALLVRDRATLRHATYHADYLNPRRTIEERIPNQVDKSLQTTRRFDALKLWMTLRVMGADGVGQLFDEVCELAAAGWRLLAGDPRYDVVVEPSLSTLVFRYIPAQVTAPAEIDRANLYARKALFASGEAVVAGTKVDGRQYLKFTLLNPETTVADIAAVLDLIAGHAEQYLGENLVHAS, from the coding sequence ATGCGCTCGCACCTGCTCAACGACACAACGGCGGAGCTCTACCGCAGCTCCGTGATCGAAGGAGTCGAGCGGGTGGCGAACAAACTCGCCACGACCCGGAAGCCGTTCACCGGTATCACCCCCGATGAACTCGCCCCCGCCATCGACGCTGTCGATCTCGACCAGCCGCTCGGCGACACCTCAGCCGCACTGGACGAGCTGGAGCAGGTGTACCTGCGCGACGCGGTCTACTTCCACCACCCCCGCTACCTCGGCCACCTCAACTGCCCGGTCGTCATCCCCGCCGTACTGGGCGAGGCGGTGCTCTCGGCCGTCAACTCCTCGCTCGACACCTGGGACCAGAGCGCGGGCGGCACGCTGATCGAGCGCCGGCTCATCGACTGGACCACCGGACGGATCGGCCTCGGCCCCGCCGCGGACGGTGTGTTCACCAGCGGCGGCACCCAGTCCAACCTCCAGGCGATGCTGCTGGCACGCCAGGAGGCCAAGACGGACTACCTGTCGAAGCTGCGTGTCTTCGCCTCCGAGTGCAGCCACTTCAGCGTGCAGAAGTCCGCCACGCTGCTCGGGCTCGGCCCCGACGCCGTGGTCTCCGTCCCCACCGGGCGGGACAAGCGCATGCAGACCGTCATCCTCGCCGCCGAGTTGCAGAAGTGCCGCGATGAGGGCCTGATCCCGATGGCCGTGGTGGCCACCGCCGGCACCACCGACTTCGGCTCCATCGACCCACTGCCGGAAGTCGCCGAGCTGTGCGAGCAGTACGGCGCCTGGATGCACGTGGACGCCGCGTACGGCTGCGGCCTGCTGGCCTCCCCCACCCGCCGCCGGCTGCTGGACGGTATCGAGTACGCCGACTCCGTCACCGTCGACTACCACAAGTCCTTCTTCCAGCCGGTGAGCTCCTCCGCGCTGCTGGTACGGGACCGCGCCACACTGCGGCACGCCACCTACCACGCGGACTACCTCAACCCCCGCCGCACCATCGAGGAGCGGATCCCCAACCAGGTCGACAAGTCCCTCCAGACCACTCGGCGCTTCGACGCTCTGAAGCTCTGGATGACCCTGCGGGTCATGGGCGCCGACGGTGTGGGGCAGCTCTTCGACGAGGTCTGCGAGCTGGCCGCCGCCGGCTGGCGGCTGCTGGCCGGAGACCCCCGCTACGACGTGGTGGTCGAGCCCAGCCTGTCCACGCTGGTGTTCCGCTACATCCCCGCGCAGGTCACCGCACCGGCCGAGATCGACCGCGCCAACCTCTACGCCCGCAAGGCCCTGTTCGCCTCCGGTGAGGCTGTGGTCGCGGGCACCAAGGTCGACGGCCGCCAGTACCTGAAATTCACCCTGCTGAACCCCGAGACGACCGTGGCCGACATCGCCGCCGTCCTCGATCTGATAGCCGGCCACGCCGAGCAGTACCTGGGAGAGAACCTTGTCCACGCGTCCTGA
- a CDS encoding lysine N(6)-hydroxylase/L-ornithine N(5)-oxygenase family protein gives MSTRPEHRDIHDFIGIGLGPFNLGLACLTEPIAELNGVFLESKPDFEWHSGMFLDGAHLQTPFMSDLVTLADPTSPYSFLNYLKEKGRLYSFYIRENFYPLRIEYNDYCRWAAGKLSSIRFGTTVAKVEYEAADELYVVHTADGEVLRGRRIVLGTGTPPHIPGACRELGGDFVHNSRYLQAKAELQRKKSITLVGSGQSAAEIYQDLLGEIDVHGYRLNWVTRSPRFFPLEYTKLTLEMTSPEYIDYFHALPEATRYRLESQQKNLFKGIDGDLINEIFDLLYQKNLDGPVPTRLLTNTALHSARYENGTYTLGLRQEEQQKDFEIETEGLVLATGYRYAAPAFLEPVRDRIRWDGQGRFDVARNYAIDTTGHGIFIQNAGVHTHSITSPDLGMGPYRNAYIIRELLGSEYYPVEKTIAFQEFAV, from the coding sequence TTGTCCACGCGTCCTGAGCACCGTGACATCCACGATTTCATCGGTATCGGACTGGGTCCGTTCAACCTCGGCCTCGCCTGTCTGACCGAGCCCATCGCCGAGCTGAACGGCGTCTTCCTGGAGTCCAAGCCGGACTTCGAGTGGCACTCGGGGATGTTCCTCGACGGCGCCCACCTCCAGACCCCGTTCATGTCGGACCTGGTCACCCTCGCCGACCCGACATCCCCGTACTCCTTCCTGAACTACCTGAAGGAGAAAGGCCGTCTCTACTCGTTCTACATCCGGGAGAACTTCTACCCGCTACGGATCGAGTACAACGACTACTGCCGCTGGGCCGCCGGCAAGCTGAGCAGCATCCGCTTCGGCACCACGGTGGCGAAGGTCGAGTACGAGGCCGCGGACGAGCTGTACGTCGTACACACCGCAGATGGCGAGGTGCTCCGAGGACGCCGGATCGTGCTCGGTACCGGCACGCCGCCCCACATCCCGGGCGCCTGCCGGGAGCTGGGCGGCGACTTCGTCCACAACTCCCGCTACCTCCAGGCCAAGGCGGAGCTCCAGCGGAAGAAGTCCATCACCCTGGTGGGCAGCGGGCAGAGCGCGGCGGAGATCTACCAGGACCTGCTCGGCGAGATCGACGTGCACGGCTACCGGCTCAACTGGGTCACACGCTCCCCGCGGTTCTTCCCGCTGGAGTACACCAAGCTGACGCTGGAGATGACCTCTCCCGAGTACATCGACTACTTCCACGCGCTGCCGGAAGCCACCCGCTACCGGCTGGAGTCGCAGCAGAAGAACCTGTTCAAGGGCATCGACGGGGATCTGATCAACGAGATCTTCGACCTGCTCTACCAGAAGAACCTCGACGGCCCCGTGCCCACCCGCCTGCTCACCAACACCGCCCTGCACAGCGCACGGTATGAGAACGGGACCTACACCCTGGGGCTGCGGCAGGAGGAGCAGCAGAAGGACTTCGAGATCGAGACCGAGGGCCTGGTGCTCGCCACCGGCTACAGGTACGCCGCTCCCGCCTTCCTGGAGCCGGTCCGCGACCGCATCCGCTGGGACGGGCAGGGCCGCTTCGACGTCGCCCGCAACTACGCGATCGACACGACAGGGCACGGCATCTTCATCCAGAACGCAGGCGTGCACACGCATTCGATCACCTCGCCGGACCTCGGGATGGGCCCGTACCGAAACGCGTACATCATCCGTGAGCTGCTCGGGAGCGAGTACTACCCCGTGGAGAAGACCATCGCGTTCCAGGAGTTCGCCGTATGA
- a CDS encoding GNAT family N-acetyltransferase, which translates to MSTTATDLNGPTALGTFSFRPLDPLADAEVLHGWVTHPKAAFWMMQDAKLEDVEREYMAIASSEHHDAFLGLHDGEPAFLMERYDPRHIELVGLYEPEPGDVGMHFLVAPTDTPVHGFTRAVITAVMGELFADPATRRVVVEPDVTNKAVHALNEVVGFVPEREIQKPEKQALLSFCTREQFEAATGAAR; encoded by the coding sequence ATGAGCACCACCGCAACCGACCTGAACGGCCCGACGGCCCTGGGCACGTTCTCCTTCCGTCCCCTGGACCCGCTCGCCGACGCCGAGGTGCTGCACGGCTGGGTCACCCACCCCAAGGCCGCATTCTGGATGATGCAGGACGCCAAGCTCGAGGACGTGGAGCGCGAGTACATGGCGATCGCGTCGTCCGAGCACCACGACGCGTTCCTCGGGCTGCACGACGGTGAGCCCGCCTTCCTGATGGAGCGCTACGACCCCCGGCACATCGAGCTGGTCGGCCTCTACGAACCCGAACCGGGCGACGTCGGTATGCACTTCCTGGTTGCCCCGACGGACACCCCGGTACACGGCTTCACCCGCGCCGTGATCACCGCCGTGATGGGGGAACTGTTCGCGGACCCGGCGACCCGGCGCGTCGTCGTCGAACCGGATGTCACCAACAAGGCCGTGCACGCGCTCAACGAGGTCGTCGGCTTCGTGCCCGAGCGCGAGATACAGAAGCCCGAGAAGCAGGCGCTGCTGAGCTTCTGCACCCGCGAGCAGTTCGAAGCCGCCACCGGAGCCGCCCGATGA
- a CDS encoding ABC transporter substrate-binding protein gives MPNVRASHLTRRGVLAAGGAIGLGAALTACGDDKKKDGKASDVRKSGPWEFKDDRGQTAKTPKTPANIVAFTGVAAALYDYGIECKGVFGPTKTKDGKADIQAGDMDVSKLTVIGNVWNEFSVEKYAALAPDVLISTLFDNSGTLWYVPEESKDKILKLAPSVGISVYDRQMPESLGRMLDLAKSLGADVQAAKVTEAKKRFEAAAERLRAAAKSKPNIKVLVGSAAETIFYVSGSNFSIDLEYFKSLGVNLVEPPEEAKKASGGWFENLSWENVDKYPADIIMMDDRSATLQPSVLDKTKPTWKQLPAVKAGQVVPRTPEPILSYDKCVPMLETLAKAIENAKKVA, from the coding sequence ATGCCCAACGTCCGCGCTTCCCACCTCACTCGCCGCGGCGTCCTCGCCGCAGGCGGCGCCATAGGGCTCGGCGCCGCCCTCACCGCGTGCGGTGACGACAAGAAGAAGGACGGCAAGGCCTCGGACGTCAGGAAGTCCGGTCCCTGGGAGTTCAAGGACGACCGCGGTCAGACGGCCAAGACGCCCAAGACCCCGGCGAACATCGTCGCGTTCACCGGTGTGGCCGCCGCCCTGTACGACTACGGCATCGAGTGCAAGGGCGTCTTCGGTCCGACGAAGACCAAGGACGGCAAGGCCGACATCCAGGCCGGCGACATGGACGTCAGCAAGCTGACGGTGATCGGCAACGTGTGGAACGAGTTCAGCGTCGAGAAGTACGCGGCCCTCGCTCCCGACGTGCTGATCTCCACCCTCTTCGACAACTCGGGCACGCTCTGGTACGTCCCCGAGGAGTCCAAGGACAAGATCCTCAAGCTCGCCCCGAGCGTCGGCATCTCGGTGTACGACCGCCAGATGCCCGAGTCGCTGGGCCGGATGCTGGACCTGGCGAAGTCGCTCGGCGCCGACGTCCAGGCCGCCAAGGTCACCGAGGCCAAGAAGCGGTTCGAGGCGGCGGCCGAGCGACTGCGTGCGGCGGCCAAGTCCAAGCCGAACATCAAGGTCCTCGTCGGCTCCGCCGCCGAGACCATCTTCTACGTCTCCGGCTCGAACTTCTCGATCGACCTGGAGTACTTCAAGTCCCTCGGCGTGAACCTCGTCGAGCCGCCGGAGGAGGCCAAGAAGGCCAGCGGCGGCTGGTTCGAGAACCTGAGCTGGGAGAACGTCGACAAGTATCCGGCGGACATCATCATGATGGACGACCGTTCGGCGACCCTCCAGCCCTCCGTCCTCGACAAGACGAAGCCGACCTGGAAGCAGCTGCCCGCGGTCAAGGCCGGTCAGGTCGTCCCCCGCACCCCTGAGCCCATCCTCTCCTACGACAAGTGCGTCCCGATGCTGGAGACCCTGGCCAAGGCGATCGAGAACGCGAAGAAGGTCGCCTGA
- a CDS encoding siderophore-interacting protein, which produces MTDAAAAPFRFFPLQVVRTRRLGPSLIRVTFGGEALAGFASGGRDQSLSLFLPHPGQEAPVLPESPDAGTEGMYATLGAWRELPPDERAVMRSYTVREQRPDAGEHGEMDIDFAVHEDGGPACRWAQLASAGDRVTVLGPALADNTAVRFRLPDDADSVLIWADETALPAASAILEWLPAGVRTQVWIEVPHTGDRAELTTRADATVNWLVRDEGAPAAVDAVRTAEFAGSAPYAWIAGESGSVKALRRHLVNDRGWDRRRITFVGYWRSGLSEDALRETPDDES; this is translated from the coding sequence ATGACGGATGCCGCAGCCGCCCCGTTCCGTTTCTTCCCTCTCCAGGTCGTACGGACGCGGCGGCTCGGCCCGTCGCTGATACGCGTCACCTTCGGGGGAGAAGCGCTCGCGGGCTTCGCGTCCGGTGGCCGCGACCAGTCGCTCTCCCTCTTCCTGCCGCATCCCGGCCAGGAGGCCCCCGTGCTGCCGGAGTCTCCGGACGCCGGCACGGAAGGCATGTACGCCACGCTCGGCGCCTGGCGTGAGCTGCCCCCGGACGAGCGTGCGGTGATGCGTTCGTACACAGTGCGGGAGCAACGCCCCGACGCCGGTGAACACGGCGAGATGGACATCGACTTCGCCGTGCACGAGGACGGCGGCCCGGCCTGCCGGTGGGCGCAGCTGGCCTCCGCCGGGGACCGGGTGACCGTGCTCGGCCCCGCCCTCGCCGACAACACCGCCGTACGCTTCCGCCTGCCCGATGACGCCGACTCGGTGCTGATCTGGGCAGACGAGACGGCGCTTCCCGCCGCATCGGCCATCCTGGAGTGGTTGCCCGCCGGTGTGCGCACGCAGGTCTGGATCGAGGTCCCGCACACCGGGGACCGCGCCGAACTCACCACCAGGGCCGATGCCACCGTCAACTGGCTGGTACGGGACGAGGGCGCTCCGGCCGCCGTCGACGCGGTGCGCACCGCGGAGTTCGCGGGCTCGGCCCCGTACGCCTGGATCGCGGGCGAATCGGGCTCGGTCAAGGCACTGCGCCGCCATCTGGTGAACGACCGCGGGTGGGACAGACGCAGGATCACCTTCGTCGGCTACTGGCGCAGCGGCCTCAGCGAGGACGCGCTGCGCGAGACGCCCGACGACGAGTCGTAG